In a single window of the Aminomonas paucivorans DSM 12260 genome:
- a CDS encoding aminotransferase-like domain-containing protein, which yields MSRVAWDSHLSDVAKNLRPSPIRELLKLTKKPGMISFAGGNPDPAIFPVAEFSEATRILSERGREVLQYGPTEGFEPLKQFLSRWMAPRMGRATAPEEMLITSGSQQGMDLLCSVLVNPGDSILVEDPTYPGALHTMRNRGARFVTVPCDAEGMRVDLLPGILDRAAAEGHRVKFVYAIVNFQNPSGATLSAPRRKALLELAKERDLILFEDDPYGHLRYDGVSDPTIFSQDDEGRVVYACSFSKILAPGSRVAWMVGDPELIRRMVMMKQGNDLCTSVVAQALVYEYCNLGHLEGFLPKILKHYSVKRDGMAEAFRKHLPAEAEYHIPAGGFFFWMRLPGVDTKELFLKAVDRGVAFVTGPSFFANGGGEDCLRLCFSFAQPEELEEGAVRLAEAIRDLKS from the coding sequence GTGAGCCGTGTAGCCTGGGATTCCCATCTGTCCGACGTGGCGAAGAACCTTCGCCCCTCCCCCATCCGAGAGCTCCTCAAGCTGACCAAGAAGCCGGGGATGATCTCCTTCGCCGGCGGGAACCCCGACCCGGCCATCTTCCCGGTGGCGGAGTTCTCCGAAGCCACCCGGATCCTCTCCGAGCGGGGACGGGAGGTCCTCCAGTACGGCCCCACGGAGGGCTTCGAGCCCCTGAAGCAGTTCCTCTCCCGGTGGATGGCCCCCCGCATGGGCCGAGCCACGGCGCCGGAGGAGATGCTCATCACCTCCGGGTCCCAGCAGGGCATGGACCTGCTGTGCAGCGTCCTGGTGAACCCCGGGGACAGCATCCTGGTGGAGGATCCCACGTACCCCGGGGCCCTGCACACCATGCGCAACCGGGGGGCCCGGTTCGTCACGGTCCCCTGCGACGCCGAGGGCATGAGGGTGGACCTGCTTCCGGGCATCCTGGACCGGGCCGCGGCGGAGGGACACCGGGTCAAGTTCGTCTACGCCATCGTCAACTTCCAGAACCCCTCCGGCGCCACCCTGAGCGCCCCGCGCCGCAAGGCCCTGCTGGAGCTGGCGAAGGAGCGGGACCTGATCCTCTTCGAGGACGACCCCTACGGACACCTGCGGTACGACGGCGTCTCGGACCCCACCATCTTCTCCCAGGACGACGAGGGCCGGGTGGTGTACGCCTGCAGCTTCTCCAAGATCCTGGCCCCGGGCTCCCGGGTGGCCTGGATGGTGGGGGACCCGGAGCTGATCCGGCGCATGGTGATGATGAAGCAGGGCAACGACCTGTGCACCAGCGTGGTGGCCCAGGCCCTGGTGTACGAGTACTGCAACCTGGGACACCTGGAGGGCTTCCTCCCCAAGATCCTGAAGCACTACAGCGTGAAGCGGGACGGCATGGCGGAGGCCTTCCGCAAGCATCTGCCCGCGGAGGCGGAGTACCACATCCCCGCAGGGGGCTTCTTCTTCTGGATGCGCCTGCCGGGAGTGGACACCAAGGAGCTGTTCCTCAAGGCGGTGGACCGGGGGGTGGCCTTCGTCACCGGCCCGTCCTTCTTCGCCAACGGCGGCGGGGAGGACTGCCTGCGCCTGTGCTTCTCCTTCGCCCAGCCCGAGGAGCTGGAGGAGGGAGCGGTGAGGCTGGCCGAGGCCATCCGCGACCTGAAGAGTTAG
- a CDS encoding PAS domain-containing protein, giving the protein MTVHRGGSFLVWLGTPPLVSLPILILLVSSGVRGEGTTLGLPLWTGIFMGYAALTGGYIGLAWKEDPLGLAAAELLAQGLLVTTLSLALGTPGLFSWTGVALLCMGMILALHGAVQPPAAPPHLATPSPSPSSPPLAAEREIPLDDLVPQIPLPSLLVGEGGLVAAINRELAALLGKPPEEIVGTPASDLFPPEAHQVSLGETTWFLFPRTTPRGTLMILSPQPEMEAPASGTGDSYLDSETGLYTEAHSRRRGEEEIERARRYRRWLAVVLLKLEYESLVEGPLPPKEQKDAYGKFVQVVFKTIRTCDMAFRMRDDCVLLFLPETPSSGARTLYNRVRAGVSKILDEAALTPFRLAVAAGFAFYGGNGTTEYGKLLEEVYSNLARNED; this is encoded by the coding sequence GTGACCGTCCATCGCGGAGGTTCGTTTCTCGTCTGGCTGGGGACTCCCCCCCTGGTGTCCCTGCCCATCCTCATCCTCCTGGTCTCAAGCGGGGTCCGGGGGGAGGGAACGACCCTGGGGCTTCCCCTGTGGACAGGGATCTTCATGGGCTATGCGGCCCTGACGGGAGGCTACATCGGTCTGGCCTGGAAGGAAGACCCTCTGGGGCTGGCCGCGGCGGAGCTGTTGGCCCAGGGGCTTTTGGTGACCACCCTCTCCCTGGCCCTGGGGACCCCGGGGCTGTTCTCCTGGACCGGGGTGGCCCTGCTCTGCATGGGCATGATCCTGGCGCTCCACGGAGCGGTGCAGCCCCCGGCCGCTCCTCCCCACTTGGCGACCCCTTCCCCGTCTCCGTCCTCCCCCCCCCTGGCCGCGGAGCGGGAGATCCCCCTGGACGACCTGGTCCCCCAGATCCCCCTTCCCTCCCTGCTGGTGGGCGAGGGGGGGCTGGTGGCGGCGATCAACCGGGAGCTGGCGGCCCTGCTGGGCAAGCCCCCGGAGGAGATCGTGGGGACCCCCGCCTCGGACCTCTTCCCGCCGGAGGCGCACCAGGTCTCCCTGGGGGAGACCACCTGGTTTCTCTTCCCCCGCACCACCCCTCGGGGGACCCTGATGATCCTGAGCCCCCAGCCGGAGATGGAAGCCCCCGCCTCCGGGACGGGGGATAGCTACCTGGACTCGGAGACGGGGCTGTACACGGAGGCCCACTCCCGCAGGCGGGGGGAGGAGGAGATCGAGCGGGCCCGGCGCTACCGGCGGTGGCTGGCGGTGGTGCTGCTGAAGCTGGAGTACGAGAGCCTGGTGGAAGGCCCCCTGCCCCCGAAGGAGCAGAAGGACGCCTACGGCAAGTTCGTCCAGGTGGTCTTCAAGACCATCCGCACCTGCGACATGGCCTTCCGCATGAGGGACGACTGCGTCCTCCTCTTCCTCCCCGAAACCCCCTCCTCCGGCGCCCGGACCCTCTACAACCGGGTGAGGGCGGGGGTGTCGAAGATCCTGGACGAGGCCGCCCTCACCCCCTTCCGCCTCGCCGTGGCGGCGGGGTTCGCCTTCTACGGGGGCAACGGCACCACGGAATACGGCAAGCTGCTGGAGGAAGTCTACTCGAATCTGGCCCGCAACGAGGACTGA
- a CDS encoding glycosyltransferase, producing the protein MNGLLERYEPHAGSEEISLLRQMAKPLEGKTLVHVNSTRVGGGVAEILQRLVPLQQELGIRSSWEVIEGDEGFFQATKTFHNTLQGMPSPFTESMREAYEDANRRNAERLRDLLEGADYVFIHDPQPAMLHSLCPNRRGKWIWRCHIDVSNPVPGVWRYVRHWVKGYDASIFSLPDFAQPLPHTQYLIPPCIDPISEKNLPLEEREIGRLLAPFDLDPDLPLILQVSRFDRFKDPIGVIRACERAALTDPLQLVLAGGSADDDPEGALVLEEVRAAARDLPFVKLLVLPPDAHRTINALQRAATVVFQKSLREGFGLTVAEALWKERPVIGGDVGGIRLQVLDGRTGYRVRTPEGAALRLLDLLHHPEERNAMGAAGREHVREHFLMTRLLRNHLALLLSLEAGDAERLEVYAGP; encoded by the coding sequence ATGAACGGCCTTCTGGAACGGTACGAACCCCATGCGGGCTCCGAGGAGATCTCCCTCCTCCGGCAGATGGCGAAGCCCCTGGAGGGGAAGACCCTGGTGCACGTCAACTCCACCCGGGTGGGGGGAGGGGTGGCGGAGATCCTCCAGCGCCTGGTGCCCCTCCAGCAGGAGCTGGGCATCCGCTCCTCCTGGGAGGTCATCGAGGGGGACGAGGGGTTCTTCCAGGCCACCAAGACCTTCCACAACACCCTCCAGGGCATGCCCTCCCCCTTCACGGAGTCCATGAGGGAGGCCTACGAGGACGCCAACCGGCGCAACGCGGAGCGCCTGCGGGACCTTCTGGAGGGGGCGGACTACGTCTTCATCCACGATCCCCAGCCCGCCATGCTCCACTCCCTGTGCCCGAACCGGCGGGGCAAATGGATCTGGCGCTGCCACATCGACGTGAGCAACCCCGTGCCGGGGGTGTGGCGGTACGTGCGCCATTGGGTGAAGGGATACGACGCCAGCATCTTCTCCCTTCCGGACTTCGCCCAACCCCTCCCCCATACCCAATACCTGATCCCCCCCTGCATCGATCCCATCAGCGAAAAGAACCTGCCCCTGGAGGAGCGGGAGATCGGCCGTCTTCTGGCACCCTTCGACCTGGACCCGGACCTGCCCCTGATCCTCCAGGTTTCCCGTTTCGACCGGTTCAAGGACCCCATCGGGGTCATCCGGGCCTGCGAGCGAGCCGCCCTCACCGACCCCCTCCAACTGGTGCTGGCGGGGGGGAGCGCCGACGACGACCCGGAGGGAGCCCTGGTGCTGGAGGAGGTGCGGGCCGCCGCCCGGGACCTGCCCTTCGTGAAGCTCCTGGTGCTGCCCCCGGACGCCCACCGCACCATCAACGCCCTCCAGCGGGCGGCGACGGTGGTGTTCCAGAAGTCCCTCCGGGAGGGCTTCGGCCTCACGGTGGCGGAGGCCCTGTGGAAGGAACGCCCGGTGATCGGGGGCGACGTGGGAGGGATCCGCCTCCAGGTCCTGGACGGGCGCACGGGCTACCGGGTCCGCACCCCCGAGGGGGCGGCGCTGCGCCTCCTGGACCTGCTGCACCACCCGGAGGAGCGAAACGCCATGGGGGCGGCGGGGCGGGAGCACGTGCGGGAGCACTTCCTCATGACCCGACTCCTGCGCAACCACCTGGCCCTCCTCCTGAGCCTGGAGGCCGGGGACGCGGAACGCCTGGAGGTGTACGCGGGTCCATGA
- a CDS encoding 3'-5' exoribonuclease YhaM family protein — MSERLLSTQEVRRLRPGEVFKGIYVASRILVKSDKNGRPYWDVTVMDQEGSLEGRVWSDAGWWDRVDPEQPLKLEPEKAPHFQGKTLGVVGKVTEFRGTGQTTFTALSLLSPKVYPPSNYVPRSPFPLEELEGRFEALVASCGEPVQGFLRLVFRGDLWERFRTYPAAVANHHAYAHGLLEHTLAVTEAAAALGDHYRGLMPLDRDLVVAGGLLHDLGKVEAYAMNPVPEVTLPGAVVDHVALGYARFMDLVREHSFPEDKALALAHILLSHHGQREYGSPVVPATPEALVVSAADELDFRLFCWMDSFRDAPEDQVISPYHAAAQRRFWRGPVLSEPSEG; from the coding sequence ATGAGCGAACGTCTGTTGAGCACCCAGGAGGTCCGGCGCCTTCGCCCCGGAGAAGTCTTCAAGGGGATCTACGTGGCCAGCCGGATTCTGGTGAAAAGCGACAAAAACGGCCGTCCCTACTGGGACGTCACCGTCATGGACCAGGAGGGATCCCTGGAGGGACGGGTCTGGTCCGACGCGGGCTGGTGGGATCGGGTCGACCCGGAGCAGCCCCTGAAGCTGGAACCGGAGAAGGCCCCGCACTTTCAGGGGAAGACCCTGGGGGTGGTGGGGAAGGTGACGGAGTTTCGAGGGACCGGGCAGACCACCTTCACCGCCCTCTCCCTCCTCTCCCCGAAGGTCTACCCCCCCAGCAACTATGTTCCCCGTTCCCCCTTCCCCCTGGAGGAGCTGGAGGGGCGCTTCGAGGCCCTGGTGGCCTCCTGCGGGGAGCCGGTGCAGGGGTTCCTGCGCCTCGTCTTCCGCGGAGACCTGTGGGAACGGTTTCGGACCTACCCCGCCGCGGTGGCGAACCACCACGCCTACGCCCACGGCCTCCTGGAGCACACCCTGGCGGTCACCGAGGCCGCCGCGGCCCTGGGGGACCACTACCGGGGCCTCATGCCCCTGGACCGGGACCTGGTGGTGGCGGGGGGACTTCTCCACGACCTGGGCAAGGTGGAAGCCTACGCCATGAACCCCGTGCCCGAGGTGACCCTTCCCGGGGCGGTGGTGGACCACGTGGCCCTGGGGTACGCCCGCTTCATGGACCTGGTGCGGGAGCACTCCTTTCCCGAGGACAAGGCCCTGGCCCTGGCCCACATCCTCCTGAGCCACCACGGCCAGCGGGAGTACGGTTCCCCCGTGGTCCCCGCCACCCCCGAGGCCCTGGTGGTCTCCGCGGCGGACGAGCTGGACTTTCGGCTCTTCTGCTGGATGGACTCCTTTCGGGACGCCCCGGAGGATCAGGTCATCTCCCCCTACCACGCCGCGGCGCAGCGGCGCTTCTGGCGGGGCCCCGTCCTTTCGGAGCCCTCGGAGGGCTAG
- a CDS encoding RluA family pseudouridine synthase — protein sequence MEEHRLGADQAGRRIDRILKEGWPDVPLGARMKALRIGLVRLEGRKVSCDERAEAGQVLRVPWAEAPRWGVPLVTPAPEGRDDPPWVLFRGRNLLVADKPAGWLTQPDRPGGDSLVTRVWELEGVGEGSFRPAAAHRLDRNTSGVVLLPLTAPLLRLLADLLRRRRLRKTYWALVAGVPPATGEITRSLRKLEEENRVVEDPRGDQALTRYRLLGTDGEASLLELDLVTGRPHQARAHLAFSGFPILGDRKYAPPVPASAAPRPLLHAREVVLPEDPALEDLAGRGFTAPLPEDMAGVLRRRGIRYTL from the coding sequence GTGGAGGAGCACCGGCTGGGGGCAGACCAGGCGGGCCGCCGCATCGACCGGATCCTCAAGGAGGGATGGCCCGACGTGCCCCTGGGGGCCCGCATGAAGGCCCTGCGCATCGGCCTGGTGCGCCTGGAGGGGCGGAAGGTCTCCTGCGACGAGCGGGCGGAGGCGGGGCAGGTGCTCCGGGTCCCCTGGGCCGAGGCTCCCCGATGGGGCGTTCCCCTCGTGACCCCCGCCCCCGAGGGGCGCGACGACCCGCCCTGGGTCCTCTTCCGGGGCCGGAACCTCCTGGTGGCGGACAAGCCCGCGGGGTGGCTCACCCAACCGGATCGGCCCGGAGGGGACAGCCTGGTGACCCGGGTCTGGGAGCTGGAAGGGGTCGGAGAGGGGAGCTTCCGTCCCGCCGCGGCGCACCGGCTGGACCGGAACACCTCCGGGGTGGTCCTCCTGCCCCTGACCGCTCCCCTGCTGCGGCTGCTGGCGGACCTCCTGCGCCGGAGGCGGCTGCGCAAGACCTACTGGGCCCTGGTGGCAGGGGTGCCCCCCGCCACGGGGGAGATCACCCGGTCCCTGCGCAAACTGGAGGAGGAGAACCGGGTGGTGGAGGACCCTCGGGGGGACCAGGCCCTCACCCGCTACCGCCTCCTGGGGACCGACGGAGAGGCCTCCCTCCTGGAGCTGGACCTGGTGACGGGACGTCCCCACCAGGCTCGGGCGCACCTGGCTTTTTCCGGATTCCCCATTCTGGGGGACCGAAAGTACGCCCCCCCCGTCCCGGCTTCCGCCGCGCCCCGTCCCCTGCTGCACGCCCGGGAGGTGGTCCTGCCCGAGGACCCCGCCCTGGAGGACCTGGCGGGTCGAGGTTTCACCGCCCCCCTCCCCGAAGACATGGCGGGGGTCTTGCGGAGGCGGGGGATTCGTTATACCCTGTGA
- the mnmE gene encoding tRNA uridine-5-carboxymethylaminomethyl(34) synthesis GTPase MnmE — protein MTDRSFRGGDGETPAPALSSGDVIAALATPWGEGGIAVLRLSGDGCTALLDRAFRGRVPLSRTEPWRMRHGHVIDPEGEILDEVLAVRFAAPKSYTGEESGELHCHGGALPAQACLDLLLSLGARLAQPGEFTRRAFANGRLDLSQAEAVLSVIRSRSREALTAAGRALQGRTGEAFRDLLGRATDLAAHLEALLDFPEEEIPPLEEGDLRAGLRSLKGRTEDLRQRCLGGMLLREGIRVGLVGRPNVGKSSLLNALLQEARAIVTPLPGTTRDLVEAVTTHRGVPLRLVDTAGIRSSADPLEALGIQRARRTLEEADLRVWVVDAGEPLTEEDRELAASLRGKTLLVARNKTDLPEAVSEAALKALVPGCAVCSVSALEGVGLEALKDRMVEVLGGSGTLEGALSITRRQMEALDRTGEALQTAASALEASEWDAAAACLGEARSALAGLTGQDPGEDLLDRVFGEFCIGK, from the coding sequence TTGACGGACCGGAGCTTCCGGGGCGGGGACGGGGAAACTCCCGCCCCCGCCCTTTCGTCCGGGGACGTGATCGCCGCCCTCGCCACCCCCTGGGGGGAGGGCGGCATCGCGGTGCTGCGTCTCTCCGGGGACGGGTGCACCGCCCTGCTGGACCGGGCCTTTCGGGGCCGGGTCCCTCTGTCCCGGACGGAACCCTGGCGGATGCGCCACGGACACGTGATCGACCCGGAGGGGGAGATCCTGGACGAGGTGCTGGCGGTGCGCTTCGCCGCCCCGAAAAGCTACACCGGCGAGGAAAGCGGGGAGCTGCACTGCCACGGGGGAGCCCTGCCCGCCCAGGCGTGCCTGGACCTGCTGCTCTCCCTGGGAGCCCGCCTGGCCCAACCCGGAGAGTTCACCCGCCGAGCCTTCGCCAACGGACGGCTGGACCTCTCCCAGGCGGAGGCGGTGCTCTCGGTGATCCGTTCCCGAAGCCGGGAAGCCCTGACGGCGGCGGGCCGGGCCCTTCAGGGACGCACCGGGGAGGCCTTCCGGGATCTCCTGGGACGGGCCACGGACCTGGCGGCCCACCTGGAGGCCCTGTTGGACTTCCCGGAGGAGGAAATCCCCCCCCTGGAGGAGGGGGACCTGCGGGCGGGGCTGCGGTCCCTGAAGGGCCGGACGGAAGATCTGCGGCAGCGTTGTCTGGGAGGGATGCTGCTTCGGGAGGGCATCCGGGTGGGGCTGGTGGGACGTCCCAACGTGGGGAAGTCCTCCCTGCTCAACGCCCTGCTTCAGGAGGCCCGGGCCATCGTCACCCCCTTGCCGGGCACCACCCGAGACCTGGTGGAGGCGGTGACCACCCACCGGGGGGTTCCCCTGCGCCTGGTGGACACCGCGGGCATCCGCTCCTCCGCCGACCCCCTGGAAGCTCTGGGGATCCAACGGGCCCGCAGAACCCTGGAGGAGGCGGACCTGCGGGTCTGGGTGGTGGACGCGGGAGAACCCCTGACGGAGGAGGACCGGGAACTGGCGGCGTCCCTCCGGGGGAAGACCCTGCTGGTGGCCCGCAACAAGACGGACCTCCCCGAGGCGGTGTCGGAGGCGGCCCTGAAAGCCCTCGTCCCGGGGTGTGCGGTGTGCTCCGTCTCCGCCCTGGAGGGGGTGGGTCTGGAGGCCCTGAAGGACCGGATGGTGGAGGTTCTGGGGGGATCGGGAACCCTGGAGGGAGCCCTGAGCATCACCCGGCGGCAGATGGAGGCCCTGGACCGGACCGGAGAGGCCCTCCAGACGGCCGCTTCCGCCCTGGAGGCTTCGGAATGGGACGCCGCCGCGGCCTGCCTGGGGGAGGCCCGGAGCGCCCTGGCGGGCCTCACGGGGCAGGACCCGGGGGAAGACCTGCTGGATCGGGTGTTCGGAGAGTTCTGCATCGGCAAGTAA
- a CDS encoding DUF5752 family protein, whose protein sequence is MTPNTCPFEPFRLRNCALVVQSAGHRAQTLKELRDGLIQVPPSSLHYHFWGQLLRPRPDPDHYNDFAAWVARDVGDPETAERLDALNPSLFPNLESLREALLTVLEERLSRGDFLSWAKSRSDFFFVKAQMLVFDTGLEAETPEELGDQLSLSPSGCVFYHFVDALRRTPDGRDDFTFWLSGFGIPEDRLRPLTLLDPYLFSLRELRDRLATYIRDLGRDRS, encoded by the coding sequence ATGACCCCGAACACCTGCCCCTTCGAGCCCTTTCGCCTGCGCAACTGCGCCCTGGTGGTGCAGAGCGCGGGGCACCGGGCCCAGACCCTCAAGGAACTCCGGGACGGGCTGATCCAGGTCCCCCCCAGCTCCCTGCACTACCACTTCTGGGGCCAGCTCCTGCGCCCGCGACCGGACCCGGACCACTACAACGACTTCGCCGCCTGGGTCGCCCGGGACGTGGGAGACCCGGAGACGGCGGAACGCCTGGATGCCCTGAACCCCTCCCTCTTCCCGAATCTGGAGTCCCTGCGGGAGGCCCTCCTGACGGTGCTGGAGGAACGCCTCTCCCGGGGAGACTTCCTCAGTTGGGCCAAGAGCCGCAGCGACTTCTTCTTCGTCAAGGCCCAGATGCTGGTGTTCGATACGGGACTGGAGGCGGAGACCCCGGAGGAGCTGGGGGACCAGCTCTCCCTCTCCCCCAGCGGGTGCGTGTTCTACCACTTCGTGGACGCCCTGCGCCGCACCCCCGACGGGCGGGACGACTTCACCTTCTGGCTCTCGGGCTTCGGGATCCCCGAAGACAGGCTGCGCCCCCTGACGCTGCTGGACCCGTACCTCTTCTCCCTGCGGGAGCTTCGGGACCGGCTGGCCACGTACATCCGCGACCTGGGGAGGGATCGGTCATGA
- a CDS encoding aminotransferase-like domain-containing protein: MSGFFDKLYSHTVAGLRPSPIREMFHLIRKPGIISFAGGMPDPEIFPVDLFYEAAGILKTQGRDVLQYGTTEGYPPLKEFLRTWTAPRMGRTVEDEEILITAGSSQVSDLLCWSLVDPGDLILIEDPSFLGVFLNMHNHGADFLTVPCDADGMMVDRIPELVESAQRQGRKVKLCYTIANFHNPLGCTLSLQRRKKLLEYAHRYGFAVLEDDPYGYVRFDGEHLPTLFSLDDQGVVVYGGSFSKILAPGTRVGWCAGNREIIRKMAVFKQGVDVCASLVAQALVYEYCRLGHLDGFLPRIVDHYRKKRDAMEAAMRRHLPLEEVSWVKPQGGFFCWAQTKSLDADTLFLKAVEKKVAFVPGKAFYPKQDGGQNALRLCFTFASAEQTEEGMSRLGQAMREMLPG; encoded by the coding sequence TTGAGCGGCTTCTTCGACAAGCTGTACAGCCATACCGTGGCGGGGTTGCGGCCTTCCCCCATCCGGGAGATGTTCCACCTCATCCGCAAGCCCGGGATCATCTCCTTCGCCGGGGGGATGCCGGACCCGGAGATCTTCCCGGTGGACCTGTTCTACGAGGCCGCGGGGATCCTGAAGACCCAGGGACGGGACGTGCTCCAGTACGGCACCACCGAGGGCTACCCTCCCCTGAAGGAGTTCCTCCGCACCTGGACGGCCCCCCGCATGGGGCGCACGGTGGAGGACGAAGAGATCCTCATCACCGCGGGCTCCTCCCAGGTGTCGGACCTCCTCTGCTGGTCCCTCGTCGACCCGGGCGACCTGATCCTCATCGAGGACCCCTCCTTCCTGGGGGTGTTCCTGAACATGCACAACCACGGGGCGGACTTCCTCACGGTGCCCTGCGACGCCGACGGCATGATGGTGGACCGGATCCCGGAGCTGGTGGAGTCCGCCCAGCGCCAGGGCCGGAAGGTGAAGCTCTGCTACACCATCGCCAACTTCCACAACCCCCTGGGGTGCACCCTTTCCCTACAGCGGCGCAAGAAGCTCCTGGAGTACGCCCACCGCTACGGCTTCGCGGTGCTGGAGGACGACCCCTACGGCTACGTGCGCTTCGACGGGGAACACCTCCCCACCCTCTTCTCCCTGGACGACCAGGGGGTGGTGGTGTACGGCGGTTCCTTCTCCAAGATCCTGGCCCCGGGAACCCGGGTGGGCTGGTGCGCCGGGAACCGGGAGATCATCCGCAAGATGGCCGTCTTCAAGCAGGGGGTGGACGTGTGCGCCAGCCTGGTGGCCCAGGCCCTGGTGTACGAGTACTGCCGTCTGGGGCACCTGGACGGCTTCCTGCCCCGGATCGTGGACCACTACCGGAAGAAGAGGGACGCCATGGAGGCGGCCATGAGGCGCCACCTGCCCCTGGAGGAGGTCTCCTGGGTGAAGCCCCAGGGAGGCTTCTTCTGCTGGGCCCAGACGAAGAGCCTGGACGCGGACACCCTGTTCCTGAAGGCGGTGGAGAAGAAGGTGGCCTTCGTGCCCGGCAAGGCCTTCTACCCCAAGCAGGACGGGGGACAGAACGCCCTGCGCCTCTGCTTCACCTTCGCCTCGGCGGAACAGACCGAGGAGGGCATGAGTCGCCTGGGACAGGCCATGAGGGAGATGCTCCCGGGTTGA